In Rhodothermales bacterium, the following are encoded in one genomic region:
- a CDS encoding cytochrome c yields MPMILGYMRWVLPAVCGAFLIAAAAERAPLAGPSPDGEEVYLHNCMDCHQDGAGTPGLVPPLDGAPWVDGYPDRIIRVLLNGLTGEVVVEGVTYNGVMPGWRNLLSDEEIAAVLTYIRSAWDNDAGPVTPEEVATIRAATADRTTPWTAAELAD; encoded by the coding sequence ATGCCCATGATCCTCGGCTACATGCGCTGGGTGTTGCCGGCCGTCTGCGGCGCGTTCCTCATCGCCGCCGCCGCCGAGCGCGCCCCGCTCGCCGGACCTTCCCCCGATGGCGAAGAAGTGTACCTGCATAATTGCATGGACTGCCACCAGGACGGCGCCGGCACACCAGGCCTCGTTCCCCCTCTCGATGGCGCCCCCTGGGTCGATGGCTATCCCGACCGCATCATTCGCGTCCTCCTCAACGGATTAACGGGCGAAGTGGTCGTGGAGGGCGTCACCTATAACGGCGTCATGCCCGGCTGGCGCAATCTGCTGAGCGACGAAGAAATTGCCGCCGTGCTCACCTACATTCGCTCCGCCTGGGACAACGACGCCGGCCCCGTCACGCCCGAAGAAGTGGCCACCATCCGCGCCGCCACCGCCGATCGAACGACCCCGTGGACGGCCGCGGAGCTGGCGGATTAG
- a CDS encoding phosphotransferase produces MDIEAPDQLAEYLQARGLLPVGEEADMRVLAGGVSNKTVWLRRPEPPHWVLKQALPKLRVKDDWFSDPSRIHREAEGMRVLAGLAPAGVILPFVFEDEAAHILAMDAAPEPHTNWKSDLLAGVVEPSLVDAFGRILGQIHRRFDAATYPVDGRLRDRSFFESLRLAPYYQASADRAPEAAAFLEVLIRETRATAITVVHGDYSPKNVLVHAGRLILLDHEVIHIGDPAFDVGFSLTHFLSKAHHLPEYRTSFVDAARRHWAAYAGEARGAAWFDGMESRAVAHTLACLLARAVGRSPLEYLDPEERMRQRDAVVKLMGRPPAWVEGLIEGFLREIHI; encoded by the coding sequence ATGGACATTGAGGCTCCCGATCAGCTGGCCGAGTATCTACAGGCACGCGGGCTGCTGCCCGTGGGGGAGGAGGCCGACATGCGCGTGTTGGCCGGCGGCGTCTCCAATAAAACGGTGTGGCTCCGCCGGCCCGAGCCGCCGCACTGGGTGCTGAAACAGGCGTTGCCCAAGTTGCGGGTGAAGGACGACTGGTTCAGCGACCCGTCGCGCATCCATCGCGAGGCCGAAGGGATGCGGGTGCTGGCCGGCCTGGCGCCGGCGGGCGTCATCCTGCCGTTTGTGTTCGAGGATGAGGCCGCGCACATCCTGGCCATGGATGCGGCGCCCGAGCCCCACACGAACTGGAAGAGCGACCTGCTCGCCGGCGTGGTTGAACCTTCGCTCGTGGACGCTTTTGGCCGTATTCTGGGGCAGATCCATCGCCGGTTCGACGCGGCGACGTACCCGGTCGATGGCCGGCTGCGGGACCGATCCTTTTTTGAGTCGCTACGCCTGGCGCCCTACTACCAGGCCTCGGCCGATCGGGCGCCAGAGGCCGCCGCGTTTCTGGAGGTGCTCATCCGGGAGACCCGGGCGACGGCCATTACCGTCGTGCACGGCGATTACAGCCCGAAAAATGTGCTCGTTCACGCCGGCCGGCTCATCCTGCTCGACCACGAAGTCATCCACATCGGCGACCCCGCGTTCGACGTCGGGTTTTCGCTGACCCATTTTCTGAGCAAGGCCCATCATCTACCTGAATACAGAACGTCTTTCGTCGACGCGGCGCGCCGGCACTGGGCGGCGTATGCCGGCGAAGCAAGAGGAGCCGCCTGGTTCGATGGGATGGAGTCGCGGGCCGTCGCGCACACGCTGGCGTGCCTGCTCGCGAGGGCGGTGGGGCGGTCGCCGCTGGAGTATTTGGATCCGGAAGAACGCATGCGTCAGCGGGATGCGGTTGTGAAGCTGATGGGGCGACCGCCGGCGTGGGTGGAGGGGCTCATCGAGGGTTTTTTAAGGGAGATCCATATATGA
- a CDS encoding Tm-1-like ATP-binding domain-containing protein, protein MDAGVMEGMGEGADIPPEAVAEAGGASLEALRDRGDRGLAVEAMMRGVRVLAQDLFAAGRFDAVLGLGGGGGTMIATAAMQALPVGVPKLMVSTVVASDVRPYVGVKDITLMYSVVDIAGINAISRRVLANAAGAICGMARQTVPESGDDRPVVATTMFGVTTPCVTALRDRFEIEDYQVIVFHATGSGGRAMEGLIRDGYIAGVADITTTEWADELVGGVLSAGPERLDAAGRAGIPQVVSVGALDMVNFHAMDTVPAAFAGRTFYRHNPNVTLMRTTADENRRLGEVLARKVNAATGPTCVMLPLRGISGIDAPKQPFHDPKADAALFDAIREHIEPHVTLRELKLHINDPAFGFALAEQLLGMLEA, encoded by the coding sequence ATGGACGCCGGCGTGATGGAGGGGATGGGGGAGGGTGCCGACATCCCGCCCGAGGCCGTCGCCGAGGCCGGCGGGGCCAGCCTGGAAGCGCTCCGCGACCGGGGCGACCGGGGGCTCGCCGTCGAGGCTATGATGCGCGGGGTGCGGGTGCTGGCGCAGGACCTGTTCGCGGCCGGCCGGTTCGATGCCGTGCTGGGGCTGGGCGGCGGAGGGGGGACGATGATTGCCACGGCGGCCATGCAGGCACTGCCGGTGGGGGTGCCCAAGCTGATGGTGTCGACCGTCGTGGCGTCGGACGTTCGCCCCTACGTGGGCGTCAAGGACATCACCCTCATGTACTCGGTGGTCGATATCGCCGGCATCAACGCGATTTCACGGCGGGTGCTCGCCAACGCCGCCGGCGCCATCTGCGGCATGGCGCGGCAGACCGTCCCCGAAAGCGGCGACGACCGGCCGGTGGTCGCCACGACGATGTTCGGCGTCACCACGCCCTGCGTGACGGCGCTACGCGACCGGTTCGAGATCGAAGATTACCAGGTGATCGTCTTCCATGCGACCGGCTCGGGAGGACGCGCCATGGAGGGGCTGATCCGCGACGGATACATTGCCGGCGTGGCGGACATCACCACCACCGAATGGGCCGACGAACTCGTTGGCGGCGTGCTCTCCGCCGGCCCGGAACGCCTCGACGCCGCCGGGCGCGCCGGCATCCCCCAGGTGGTGTCCGTCGGCGCCCTCGACATGGTCAATTTTCACGCGATGGATACGGTACCAGCGGCCTTCGCCGGCCGGACGTTTTACCGCCACAACCCCAATGTCACCCTCATGCGGACGACCGCCGACGAGAACCGTCGGCTGGGCGAGGTCCTCGCCCGGAAGGTCAACGCGGCGACGGGGCCAACCTGCGTCATGCTTCCCCTCCGCGGGATCAGCGGGATCGATGCCCCGAAACAGCCGTTTCACGACCCGAAGGCGGACGCCGCGCTGTTCGACGCGATCCGGGAGCACATCGAGCCGCACGTGACCCTCCGCGAACTCAAGCTCCATATCAACGACCCCGCTTTCGGTTTTGCCCTGGCCGAGCAGCTGCTCGGCATGCTGGAAGCCTGA
- the uvrC gene encoding excinuclease ABC subunit UvrC has protein sequence MKPTENTLLAEKLANLPARPGVYQHKDAGGQVLYVGKAKNLRSRVRSYFLESRPREGRLDIMVRKIADLEVIVTDTEAEALILENNLIKKLKPRYNINLRDDKTYPFICIKNEPFPRVFPTRRVLRDGSRYFGPYTDVKNMHLMLGTIRSLFKIRTCSLHLAPEPIAAGKYQVCLQYHIKKCLGPCIGEQTPESYTQTIHQIEKLLNGHTRELIRHLEDEMQRLAGLMRFEDAAALRDQAVALKKYSEKQRMVSQDFVDRDVFAIAVDREINTACGVLFKVREGTVVGRQHKYLRQIEDRTDEELMQAFLEHYYTESTFFPEEVLVSVLPTDIEPLEALLQLNRGKKVPIKAPERGDKAGLNRMVESNAQLLLDEYKLQKAQQEEGRIPHAVKTLQRDLHMSALPRHIECFDISHLGGTGTVASCVVFEDGRPKKSAYRTFKIRSAEGKPDDFASMHEVISRRYAKLLEENGPWPDLVVIDGGKGQLSSAAQALKEVDVYGKFTVVGLAKRLEEVYFPGDQESVMIPRTSASLQLLQRIRNEAHRFAVTFQRKQRTTSTLHSALHEIPGVGEKTARKLLKTFGSVKRTREASFDELAGVIGRKTAEKVFAFFQPPD, from the coding sequence TTGAAACCCACCGAAAACACCCTGCTCGCCGAAAAGTTGGCCAACCTGCCGGCGCGGCCCGGCGTCTACCAGCACAAGGACGCCGGCGGACAGGTGCTGTATGTGGGCAAGGCGAAGAACCTTCGCAGCCGCGTGCGCTCCTATTTCCTGGAGAGCCGCCCGCGCGAAGGCCGGCTGGATATCATGGTCCGCAAGATAGCGGACCTCGAGGTCATCGTCACGGACACCGAGGCCGAAGCGCTGATCCTCGAAAACAACCTTATCAAGAAGCTCAAGCCGCGCTACAACATCAACCTGCGCGACGACAAAACCTACCCGTTCATCTGCATCAAGAACGAGCCCTTCCCACGCGTCTTCCCCACACGCCGCGTACTGCGGGACGGTTCCAGATACTTCGGGCCGTACACCGACGTCAAGAACATGCACCTGATGCTGGGCACGATCCGGAGCCTGTTCAAAATCCGGACGTGTAGCCTCCACCTGGCCCCCGAGCCCATCGCCGCCGGCAAATACCAGGTCTGCCTCCAGTATCACATCAAAAAATGCCTCGGGCCGTGTATCGGAGAGCAGACGCCCGAGTCCTACACCCAGACCATCCACCAGATCGAAAAACTCCTGAACGGCCACACACGCGAACTGATCCGCCACCTGGAGGACGAGATGCAGCGCCTCGCGGGACTGATGCGCTTCGAGGACGCCGCGGCGCTGCGCGACCAGGCCGTCGCCCTCAAGAAGTACTCGGAGAAGCAACGGATGGTCAGCCAGGACTTCGTCGATCGGGACGTCTTCGCGATCGCGGTCGACCGCGAGATCAACACGGCCTGCGGGGTGCTCTTCAAGGTGCGCGAGGGCACCGTCGTCGGCCGGCAACACAAGTATTTACGCCAGATCGAGGACCGGACCGACGAGGAGCTCATGCAGGCTTTCCTGGAGCACTACTACACGGAGTCGACCTTCTTCCCCGAGGAGGTGCTCGTCTCCGTCCTCCCCACCGACATCGAACCGCTCGAGGCGCTGCTCCAGCTGAATCGGGGCAAAAAGGTGCCCATCAAGGCGCCGGAGCGGGGCGACAAGGCCGGCCTGAACCGCATGGTGGAGTCCAACGCGCAACTCTTGCTCGACGAATACAAACTCCAGAAGGCCCAGCAGGAGGAAGGCCGTATCCCCCACGCCGTCAAGACCCTCCAGCGCGACCTCCACATGAGCGCCCTCCCCCGCCACATCGAGTGTTTCGATATCTCGCACCTCGGCGGCACCGGCACGGTGGCGTCGTGTGTGGTGTTCGAGGACGGCCGGCCCAAAAAAAGCGCCTACCGCACCTTCAAGATCCGCAGCGCCGAGGGCAAGCCGGACGACTTCGCGTCTATGCACGAGGTGATCTCCCGGCGCTACGCGAAGCTGCTCGAGGAAAACGGACCCTGGCCGGACCTCGTGGTGATCGACGGCGGCAAGGGGCAGCTCTCCAGCGCCGCCCAGGCGCTCAAGGAGGTGGATGTCTACGGGAAGTTCACGGTGGTCGGCCTCGCCAAACGCCTCGAAGAGGTCTATTTCCCCGGCGATCAGGAAAGTGTGATGATTCCGCGCACGAGCGCCTCCCTCCAGCTCCTCCAGCGGATCCGCAACGAGGCGCACCGATTCGCCGTCACGTTCCAGCGCAAGCAACGGACAACGAGCACCCTCCACTCGGCCCTCCACGAGATCCCCGGCGTGGGGGAGAAGACGGCCCGTAAGCTGCTCAAAACCTTCGGGTCGGTCAAACGCACCCGAGAAGCCAGCTTCGATGAACTCGCCGGCGTAATCGGGCGCAAGACCGCCGAAAAGGTGTTCGCCTTCTTCCAGCCGCCCGATTGA
- a CDS encoding ATP-binding protein — protein sequence MSYVRILLLLVIWTSSRHAHAQEGPERRVLRTVAAIRAIPSHEADAAFPIDVEGVITYCGARDSRYCFLQDETGGTFMEDPGVYPPAGTRVRVRGVTTRGWFANDIRAGSSIQVLGKAPLPSPSQRPILYLLAGLEDSKVVEIDAIVASVFVNPDTLLSNQHQGTTFRLVVGQETILANVNSTVPPAGLTGAHVRVKAVAGGVFNQDRQLTGIVLYVPDWDCVRVIEPGYTQPEQIALSRIDEVGQFDLQSVSLFRRIRGIVTHRTHEGFFFIQDDSGALRVEPTTASSRRIAQGDSVDVIGVIKKGGIAPYVAEGNVFANSKARLAPAPMALALDGALETGVEGRLVSLTARLEEARVLTERAQLSLRSGGVSFDALFQGTTAGSVLKQLRPGATVRVTGIVALEFLPRFDEQPVVGPITLTLRDAGDIAVLKNGTWWNREHTLQGAIGLLVVVVLILVWNGTLHRRIEAQTGTIRDQLDRMAELKSAAEDASIAKSAFLATMSHEIRTPMNGVIGMASLLSGTKLDEEQRDYVDTMASSGQALLSIINDILDFSKIEAGKFDIDPEEMDLLDLVEEAIDVVSPRAAEKGLDLVLRIGPGVPRRIVSDSVRLRQILINLLSNAIKFTSMGEVRLDVVDDGVDDKGHHTLRLSITDTGIGIPAGRLAHLFQPFTQVDATTSRRFGGTGLGLAISKRLVELMGGEITVVSIERMGSTFSFTLYAPGVEFFDEADRARRIMLEGRRLCIVDPNTSNRNGLDLFLATFGPQVVTAPTLDEAFDACGSHPPDLLLVDERVFESASASLPDFWRDVPVVMMTAIDSQGEGLPGAITVSKPVKIKRLMSAIERAFESTKSPAPLATRRDSGPVRLLVVSPNRVERRILARLLADLGYENDEVGDIASFLGMRQAVEYSLAIVDEVLLGAFVRAQGDGPRIDFIALGAGAGKPYISRPVQLPELREALAAWKASMPLV from the coding sequence TTGAGCTACGTCCGAATCCTCCTGTTACTGGTAATCTGGACTTCGAGCCGGCATGCGCATGCGCAGGAGGGACCGGAGCGCAGGGTGCTGCGCACAGTCGCGGCCATCCGGGCGATTCCCTCGCACGAGGCGGATGCGGCGTTTCCGATCGATGTAGAAGGCGTCATCACGTATTGCGGCGCGCGCGACAGCCGGTACTGCTTCCTGCAGGACGAGACGGGGGGCACTTTTATGGAAGATCCAGGTGTATATCCTCCGGCCGGCACCCGGGTACGGGTACGAGGCGTCACGACGAGAGGGTGGTTCGCCAACGATATCCGGGCTGGGAGCTCGATCCAGGTATTGGGAAAGGCGCCGTTGCCTTCCCCTTCCCAACGTCCGATCTTGTATCTCCTCGCCGGCCTGGAAGATTCGAAAGTTGTGGAGATTGATGCCATCGTGGCGAGTGTTTTCGTCAATCCAGACACGCTGCTGAGCAACCAGCACCAGGGGACGACCTTTCGACTCGTCGTAGGCCAGGAGACGATCCTCGCCAACGTCAACTCGACCGTCCCGCCTGCCGGCCTCACCGGGGCCCACGTCCGCGTGAAGGCCGTCGCCGGGGGTGTATTTAATCAGGATCGACAACTCACTGGCATTGTCCTGTATGTTCCTGACTGGGATTGTGTCCGAGTTATTGAACCCGGGTATACACAACCCGAGCAGATCGCTCTTTCCCGAATCGACGAGGTCGGGCAGTTCGATCTTCAGTCGGTCTCGCTTTTTCGACGCATCCGAGGTATTGTCACCCACAGGACGCATGAGGGGTTCTTTTTTATCCAGGACGATTCCGGCGCCTTGCGGGTGGAACCCACAACGGCTTCTTCGCGGCGTATCGCACAAGGGGACAGCGTCGATGTGATCGGCGTGATCAAAAAGGGTGGAATTGCTCCATATGTTGCTGAGGGCAACGTATTCGCCAACAGCAAGGCGCGTTTGGCGCCGGCGCCGATGGCCCTCGCGCTGGATGGGGCATTGGAGACAGGCGTCGAGGGCCGGCTGGTCAGCTTGACGGCCCGGCTCGAGGAAGCCAGAGTACTCACGGAAAGAGCCCAGCTGTCGTTGCGATCGGGCGGGGTGTCCTTCGACGCTCTGTTCCAGGGCACGACGGCGGGGTCAGTCCTCAAGCAGCTCAGGCCGGGCGCCACGGTTCGTGTCACAGGCATCGTGGCGCTCGAGTTTTTGCCGCGGTTCGATGAGCAACCCGTTGTCGGGCCCATCACCCTGACGTTGCGCGACGCCGGCGACATCGCGGTGTTGAAGAACGGCACCTGGTGGAACCGGGAGCACACGCTTCAAGGAGCGATAGGACTGTTGGTGGTGGTCGTCTTGATCCTGGTCTGGAACGGCACCTTGCATCGGCGTATCGAGGCTCAAACAGGCACCATCCGCGACCAGCTCGACCGCATGGCTGAACTGAAATCCGCCGCCGAGGACGCGAGCATCGCCAAAAGCGCTTTCCTGGCGACGATGAGTCACGAGATCCGGACGCCCATGAACGGCGTTATCGGGATGGCAAGCCTGCTCTCCGGCACCAAATTGGATGAAGAGCAGCGAGACTATGTGGATACGATGGCCAGCTCCGGCCAGGCGCTGCTGTCGATTATCAACGATATCCTGGATTTTTCCAAGATCGAAGCCGGCAAGTTCGATATCGATCCCGAGGAGATGGACCTGCTCGATCTCGTGGAAGAGGCTATAGACGTAGTTTCGCCACGTGCGGCCGAAAAAGGGTTGGATCTCGTACTGCGGATCGGGCCGGGCGTACCCCGCCGGATCGTGAGCGATTCCGTCCGCCTACGCCAGATCCTCATCAACCTGCTGTCAAATGCGATCAAGTTCACATCGATGGGCGAGGTACGGCTGGACGTCGTCGATGACGGGGTGGATGACAAGGGGCACCACACGCTTCGCCTGAGCATCACCGATACCGGCATCGGCATCCCCGCCGGCCGGCTTGCGCATCTGTTCCAGCCGTTCACGCAGGTGGATGCCACGACGTCTCGTCGCTTCGGCGGCACCGGTCTCGGCCTGGCGATCTCGAAACGCCTCGTGGAACTGATGGGCGGCGAGATCACGGTAGTGAGCATCGAGCGGATGGGGTCCACCTTTTCATTCACGCTGTATGCTCCGGGAGTCGAGTTCTTCGACGAGGCCGACCGAGCCCGCCGGATCATGCTGGAAGGACGCCGGCTCTGCATCGTCGATCCCAATACCTCCAACCGCAATGGGCTCGATCTCTTCCTGGCCACCTTCGGTCCGCAAGTCGTAACCGCTCCGACGCTGGACGAAGCATTCGACGCGTGTGGATCGCATCCGCCCGATCTCTTGCTGGTGGACGAACGCGTGTTTGAATCCGCCTCCGCCAGCCTCCCCGATTTCTGGCGGGATGTGCCGGTGGTGATGATGACGGCCATCGACAGCCAGGGTGAGGGGCTGCCGGGAGCGATTACGGTCTCGAAGCCGGTCAAAATCAAGCGGCTCATGAGCGCCATCGAGCGGGCGTTTGAATCGACGAAATCGCCGGCCCCGCTCGCTACTCGTCGCGACAGTGGACCGGTCCGCCTCCTCGTGGTCAGTCCGAACCGCGTCGAGCGCCGGATACTGGCCAGGCTGCTTGCCGATCTGGGGTACGAAAACGACGAAGTCGGCGATATCGCCTCTTTCCTGGGGATGCGGCAGGCTGTGGAGTACTCACTTGCCATCGTCGACGAAGTCCTGCTCGGCGCCTTCGTCCGAGCGCAGGGCGATGGGCCACGGATCGACTTCATCGCGCTCGGCGCCGGCGCCGGCAAGCCGTACATCAGCCGGCCGGTCCAACTCCCCGAGTTGCGTGAAGCGCTGGCGGCGTGGAAGGCGAGTATGCCGCTGGTATAA
- a CDS encoding glycosyl hydrolase family 18 protein, translating to MRRRSVAGVLAVLLLAGCGVPSREDIGFPVLGYYAWWMAPHDAEIDLTYIDTLFFFDLSIDSTGAVIYDRGWPEAWQPLITRARATGTRIVPVVTLPDEASFVALFQNPEAVARLRSTLVALALDPASAGLHIDFEVFEQVPAGVAERFVEVVREVRADLVRSGAHVMRPYGAAGLSIFLPAFDYAGVFDEVALAAAVDYVVVQGYDIHWREAPRAGPIAPLRGWEGQNWEAILARYDALGISRNKLFFSVPYYGFEWPTETDLPAAATRGPAQLVTYAPFDSLMPPDFAVPATHRIRESGHRRDSLSGVPYYTYEAADGWYQGWFEDEESLRQKYTFIRSNRLAGAALFALGYDRGRMEPALWKR from the coding sequence GTGCGACGACGTTCCGTCGCCGGCGTGCTGGCAGTTCTGCTGCTGGCCGGCTGCGGCGTGCCCTCCCGGGAAGATATCGGTTTTCCGGTGCTGGGGTATTACGCCTGGTGGATGGCCCCGCACGACGCCGAGATCGATCTGACCTACATCGACACGCTCTTTTTCTTTGACCTGTCGATCGACTCCACCGGCGCGGTGATCTACGACCGGGGCTGGCCCGAGGCCTGGCAGCCGCTCATCACCCGTGCACGCGCCACCGGCACCCGGATCGTTCCGGTAGTTACCCTGCCGGACGAGGCCAGCTTCGTGGCGCTCTTCCAGAACCCCGAGGCCGTGGCCCGGTTGCGGTCCACCCTCGTGGCGCTCGCCCTCGATCCGGCGTCGGCCGGGCTGCATATCGACTTCGAGGTGTTCGAGCAGGTGCCGGCTGGGGTGGCGGAGCGGTTCGTCGAGGTTGTTCGGGAGGTCCGAGCGGACTTGGTCCGCTCGGGGGCGCATGTGATGCGCCCGTACGGGGCTGCGGGGCTTTCGATCTTTTTGCCGGCGTTTGATTATGCCGGCGTGTTTGATGAGGTGGCGCTGGCGGCGGCGGTGGATTACGTGGTGGTACAGGGGTATGACATCCACTGGCGAGAGGCGCCCCGCGCCGGCCCGATCGCCCCGCTTCGGGGATGGGAGGGGCAGAACTGGGAGGCCATCCTCGCCCGGTACGACGCGCTGGGCATCTCGCGAAACAAACTGTTTTTCTCCGTGCCCTACTACGGGTTCGAATGGCCTACCGAGACCGACCTCCCCGCCGCCGCCACGCGCGGGCCCGCGCAACTCGTCACCTACGCCCCGTTCGACTCGCTCATGCCCCCCGACTTCGCCGTCCCGGCCACCCATCGCATCCGCGAGTCCGGTCACCGCCGGGACTCCCTCAGCGGGGTGCCTTACTATACCTACGAGGCCGCCGATGGCTGGTACCAGGGCTGGTTCGAGGACGAGGAGAGCCTCCGCCAGAAATACACCTTCATCCGCAGTAATCGCCTCGCCGGCGCCGCCCTGTTTGCCCTGGGGTACGACCGGGGGAGGATGGAGCCGGCGTTGTGGAAGCGGTGA
- a CDS encoding phosphoenolpyruvate hydrolase family protein: protein MPFIPYHECLRRLRHEIASGRPIIGTGAGTGISAKFAERGGVDLIIIYNSGRYRMAGRGSAAGILAYGDANAIVVDMAGEVLPVVKNTPVLAGVNGTDPFRMMHVFLKQIKEMGFDGIQNFPTVGVIDGNFRQILEETGMSYDLEVEMVRIAHDMEMLTCPYVFDVEQVEKMVDAGADVLVTHMNTTVKGSIGVTTTAPSLDEAAERIQAMCDRAKALRPDIIVLCHGGPLGEPEDVQYVLDRTKGVEGFFGASSVERLATEVAIETQAARFKALKV from the coding sequence ATGCCTTTTATCCCTTACCACGAGTGCCTCCGCCGGCTGCGGCATGAAATTGCCTCCGGGCGGCCGATCATCGGGACGGGGGCCGGCACCGGCATCTCCGCCAAGTTCGCCGAGCGCGGCGGGGTCGACCTCATCATCATCTACAACTCCGGCCGCTACCGGATGGCGGGGCGTGGGAGCGCGGCCGGCATCCTGGCGTACGGGGATGCCAACGCCATCGTCGTCGACATGGCCGGCGAGGTGCTGCCCGTCGTCAAAAACACCCCCGTGCTGGCCGGCGTCAACGGGACCGATCCCTTCCGGATGATGCACGTCTTCCTGAAACAGATCAAGGAGATGGGCTTCGACGGCATCCAGAACTTTCCGACCGTTGGCGTGATCGACGGTAATTTCAGGCAGATCCTCGAGGAGACCGGGATGAGCTACGATCTTGAGGTCGAGATGGTGCGCATCGCCCACGACATGGAGATGCTTACGTGTCCCTATGTGTTCGATGTCGAGCAGGTGGAGAAGATGGTCGACGCCGGCGCCGACGTCCTCGTCACCCACATGAACACGACCGTAAAGGGATCGATCGGCGTGACGACGACGGCGCCCTCGCTCGACGAAGCCGCCGAGCGCATCCAGGCGATGTGCGACCGCGCGAAGGCGCTCCGGCCAGACATCATCGTGCTCTGCCACGGCGGTCCGCTCGGCGAGCCGGAGGACGTACAGTACGTGCTCGACCGCACAAAAGGCGTCGAGGGCTTTTTTGGGGCGTCTAGCGTCGAGCGGCTGGCGACGGAGGTGGCGATAGAAACCCAGGCGGCCCGATTCAAAGCACTCAAGGTCTGA
- a CDS encoding enolase encodes MTIIDQLEGFEILDSRGRPTVKARCVLISGVVGEASVPSGASSGAAEAHELRDGDPHRYGGLGCRQAALHIDTEIAGAVQGVPIHDQADLDTRLIALDGTPNKGRLGANAVLAVSIAFCRAVAAERRVPLYQHLAELVGAEPALPRLTVNLFSGGLHAGGQVPVQDVLVVPARAATIDEALSTTYAVYQAAARLARERYAYRLLRADEGGLAPPFPNAEAMFALAVEAIEAAGFRPGEDVALAIDVASSHFYRDGLYALGGAPIDSADMIERVAGWVDAYPIVSVEDGLAEEDWPLWPLLQERLSGQARTVGDDLLCTNPARIRRAIEAGAADTLLLKVNQIGTLTEAAEAWRLAREAGWQVTVSARSGETEDDWLADLAVGWAANQIKVGSITQSERLAKYNRLLAIERLDPLPLEPWPAKRLPGV; translated from the coding sequence ATGACGATCATCGATCAGCTCGAAGGCTTCGAGATCCTGGACAGCCGCGGCCGGCCGACGGTCAAGGCGCGCTGCGTGCTGATAAGCGGGGTGGTGGGGGAGGCTTCGGTGCCTTCCGGGGCGTCGAGTGGGGCGGCTGAGGCGCACGAGCTTCGGGATGGCGATCCGCACCGGTATGGTGGGCTGGGATGCCGGCAGGCGGCCCTGCACATCGACACTGAAATCGCCGGAGCGGTGCAGGGCGTGCCAATACACGACCAGGCCGACCTCGACACACGGCTGATCGCGTTGGATGGCACCCCGAACAAAGGACGGCTGGGAGCAAACGCGGTGCTGGCGGTCTCGATCGCGTTTTGTCGGGCCGTGGCGGCCGAACGTCGGGTGCCGTTGTATCAGCATCTGGCTGAGCTGGTGGGCGCCGAGCCGGCGTTACCGCGGCTGACCGTCAACCTGTTCAGCGGAGGGTTACATGCCGGAGGTCAGGTGCCAGTACAGGACGTGCTCGTCGTCCCCGCCCGTGCCGCCACAATCGACGAGGCATTGTCGACCACCTACGCCGTCTACCAGGCGGCGGCCCGGCTGGCGCGGGAGCGGTACGCCTACCGGCTGCTGCGGGCCGACGAGGGGGGGCTGGCGCCGCCGTTTCCGAACGCCGAAGCCATGTTCGCACTGGCGGTCGAGGCCATCGAGGCCGCCGGGTTTCGGCCCGGGGAAGATGTCGCCCTGGCGATCGACGTCGCCTCCAGTCATTTCTACCGGGACGGGCTGTATGCGCTTGGCGGGGCGCCCATCGATAGCGCCGACATGATCGAGCGGGTGGCCGGCTGGGTCGATGCCTACCCGATCGTGAGCGTGGAGGATGGGCTGGCGGAGGAGGACTGGCCCTTGTGGCCGCTATTACAGGAGCGACTTTCGGGGCAGGCACGGACGGTGGGGGATGACCTCCTCTGCACGAACCCGGCCCGGATCCGACGGGCAATAGAAGCCGGGGCGGCGGATACCCTGTTGCTGAAGGTGAACCAGATCGGGACGTTGACCGAGGCGGCGGAGGCGTGGCGGCTGGCGCGGGAGGCCGGCTGGCAGGTGACTGTGAGCGCGCGCAGCGGCGAAACGGAGGACGATTGGCTGGCCGACCTGGCAGTGGGATGGGCGGCAAACCAGATCAAGGTCGGCTCCATCACCCAGTCCGAACGGCTCGCCAAGTACAACCGGCTCCTGGCGATTGAGCGGCTGGATCCGCTGCCGCTGGAGCCCTGGCCGGCGAAAAGGCTCCCCGGCGTTTAA